The genome window CGTCGGCGGCATGGGTTCCGGCGATATCCGCAGTGTCGCCGGCGAAAACATTGTCGCGTTATGCGACGTGGACGCGAACGCGCTCGCTCGCAACGCCAAGAATTATCCCAAAGCCAAACTTCACGCTGACTTCCGGAAAATGCTGGAGACGCAGAAGGACATCGACGCGGTCGTGGTCGCCACGCCGGATCACACGCATGCCGTCGTGAGCATCCTGGCCATGAAAATGGGGAAACACGTGCACTGTCAAAAGCCCCTCACGCACTCGGTCTTCGAGGCGCGGTTGATGGCGAAGGTCGCGAAGGAATCGAAGGTGGCGACGCAAATGGGTAATCAAGGGCAGGCCAGCGAGTCCGCCCGGTTGCTCGGTGAGACGATCGGGTCGGGAGCGATCGGCGCGGTGCGCGAAGTTCATGGCGGGTCCAACCGCTTTCCGCCCATCTCGCCGCGGGGAATCCGGCGGCCGAACGAGACGCCGCCGGTGCCGGCGCATTTGAACTGGGACTTGTGGCTGGGACCGGCGCCGGAGCGGCCGTATCATCCGTCGTATCATCCGTTCGCGTGGCGCGGGTGGTGGGATTTCGGGACGGGGGTTTTGGGCGACATCGGGTGCCATCAGTTTTCGGCGGTGTTCAAAGCGTTGAAGCTCGGGCATCCGGCCTGGGTTGAGGCCTCATCGTCGAATCATCAATGCCCGCCCGAGATCGCGAACGAGACCGCGCCGCTTTCGTCGATCACGCGATGGTTCTTCCCGGCTGCGGGAGATCGCCAGGCAGTGACGATGACATGGTGGGACGGCGGTCTCAAGCCGCCGTGTCCGGAGGAATTCGAGCCGAGCGAGAAGTTTGCCGAAGGCGACTGGCTGTTGATCGTCGGCGACAAGGGCAAAATGTACGGCCACCAAATCATTCCGGCGAGCAAGGCGCGAGAGATCGGCGCGCCGGCGCGCGTCTTGGCACGTTCGCCCGGCCATTACGTCGAATGGCTCCAGGCGTGCAAAGGCGGGACGCCGGCCGGCTCGAACTTTGTGGACCACGCCGCGCATCTGGCAGAAGTGGTTTTGCTGGGCAACATCGCGATCCGCACGAAAGGGAAGTTGCTCTGGGACGGCGCCAATCTGCGCTTCACCAACTCGGAAGCGGCGAACGAATTGATCAATCCGCCGTACCGCGTCGGTTGGGCGGTTTAGAGCACGTTTTTAGAATGCCTTTTGGGTGGAACAGGCCACTGGCCTGTTGCGGCAGGCTACCAGCCTGCCGCAATGTTCGGCGGCAAGTCGCCGCCGAAAACGGGCTGGTAGCCCGTTCCACCCATTTTCAAAACACGTTCTTAGCCGGAAGCGCCTCAGTTCAGCGCCGAGTTGCAGGCGGCGTTGTCGGACTTGGCGACGGCTGCGCAAATCCCCGGGATCAATCCAGGCGAAGTTCGCGCGGTAAACCTTCATGCTTCCAGGATCCTGGCGGAGATCAAGGGCACGTTGCGGCCACGGGCGCGGCCAAGAACCAGACTTCAAAGAATTGACACCGCGAGAAGCTCCGTCTTTGCTCAACCGGTGAATCGGGCTTGTTGCGTTCTCAGCATCCTCGTCCTCTTTCAAAGTCTCTGCGTGCGGAGCGCTCCTGCTTTGTCCTGGACGAAAGGCCCGGGATTCCAAAGTGCGGAGGTGCGCCCCGATCCGAATGGAAAAGTCGGCTTTGTTCTCATGCAACCCAAAGCCACCGGAGTCTGGTTTACGAACGCCCTGCAGGGCGACGCCTTCCTGACCAACGCCGTGGCGCACAACGGAGCGGGTCTTGCGATTGGTGACATCGATGGCGATGGCCTGGCGGATCTTTACCTGTGCAGTTTGCAGGGCCCGAATCGGCTTTATCGCAATCTCGGTGGCTGGCGCTTTGAGGAAATCAATCCGGGTGATGCCGCCTGCGGGGAACAACTCTCCACCGGGACTACCTTCGCAGACCTTGATGGCGACGAGGATTTGGACCTTCTTGTGAATGGCATCGCGGCGGGAACACGGCTCTTTCTCAATGACGGCAAAGGCCGCTTCACGGAAGCCAGGGATTCGGGGCTGTCGCGCACCGCATCGGCGACTTCCCTGGCGCTCGCCGACATCGACGGCGACGGCGATCTGGATCTTTACTGCGCGCATTACATCGACGTGATGCATCTGGCCGATCCGACGACCCGGTTTGCGATGGCTCGGAAGGGCGACCAGTGGATGGTGACACGGGTCAATGGCCAGCCGACGAGTTCGCCGCGGTGGAAGGATCGATTCGAAGCGCTGCCCGACGGACGCGTCCGCGAATTGCCGGAGGTCCACGGGCTTTATCGCAATGACGGCCGGGGCCGCTTCATGGCGATCCAATTCGAGGCGGGCGTGTTCCTGAACGAAGCGGGCAATGAGATTCCACCGTATCGGGATTGGGGATTGGCCGTGATGTTCCGAGACGTGAATGGGGACGGCGCTCCCGATTTCTACGTGTGCAACGACAATGCGTCGCCGGATCGCTTCTGGATCAACACAGGCCAGGGCGCTTTTCGCGCGGTAGATCCCCTGAAACTTCGGCACACGAGCCGGTCTTCGATGGGCATCGATTTCGCGGACATCGACCGCGATGGGATCGACGACTTCATTGTCGTTGATATGTTGGCGCGCGAGCACAGCAAGCGGATGACCCAGCTCGTCAGGGACATTCCCGACGCTCAGGAACTCGAGCAAATCGATGCGCGGCCGCGCTACAATCGGAACACGCTTGGCCTGGGCAAGCCGGACGGGTCGTACGTGGAGGCGGCGTTGATGGCCGGCGTGGCGGCCACGGATTGGTCGTGGTGCCCGGTGTTTGTCGATGTCGATCTGGATGGCTATGAAGATTTGCTGGTCACGAACGGCTTCAGTTTCGATGTGATGGATCAGGACAGCCACGATCAGTTGCGCAATCAGCGCCGGATGAGCCAGGAACAACTCAAGCGGTCGCGCCAGTTTCATCCGGCGTTCGCGACCCGTAACGCGGCCTTTGGCAATCGCCGCGACGGAACGTTGGAACCGATGGACAGGGAATGGGGTTTCGATCAGCCCGGCATTTCGTACGGCATGGCGTTGGGCGATCTGGACAATGACGGTGATTTGGATGTGGTGGTGAACAATCTGAACGCGGCGGCAAGTCTGTATCGCAACGACGCGCCGGCGGGCCGCGTCCAGGTCCGATTGAAGGGACGGCCGCCGAATGCGCAGGGCATCGGTGCGCGTGTCCGTCTGACAGGAGGCTCTGTTCCGCAGAGCCAGGAGATGATTTGCGGGGGCCGTTATATGTCCGGAGACCAAGCGCTGCGCGTGTTCGCAGCGGAGGCGAAGGACGGAGCGTCCTTGCGGCTCGAAGTGATCTGGCGAAGCGGCAAGCGGAGCGTGGTGGAAGGAGTTCAGGCAAATCGTGTCTATGAGATCGACGAAGCCGGGTCGGTCGTAGCGCCGCCTTTCCAGGCGGCGGGTTCGGGCGGCTTTCCAGCCGCCGGAATCTCCGGGCAGGAAAGCCCGGAGAACCGGCAGGCTGGAAAGCCTGCCCCACACCCGCGAACCATCTTCGAGGACATGAGTCATCTGCTCAACCACCTCCACACGGAGGATGCGTTCGATGACTGGGCGCGCCAGCCGCTCTTGCCGCGGCGCTTGAGCCGATTAGGGCCGGGCTTGTGCTGGTTCGATCTCGACGGCGACAGTTGGGAGGATTTGATCGTCACGCCAGCCAAGGGCGGCAAACTGACCGTGTTCGCAAACAAACAAGGCAAAGGATTTCAAAAGCTTGAAAGTCCATCGTCGGCTTCTGGAGACCACGGCGCGGTGGTGGGCTGGCCTGACGGCAAGGGAAGTAGAATTCTGCTCGTGGCCGAATCGAACTACGGGGCACCTCAGTCGGCGGAAAGCGCCGTTCGAGCGTATTCCCTGACAAACCTGGCGGAACCTCGACGCTGGCCCGCTGGCGATGGGAGCCTCGGTCCCCTTGCACTGGCCGATATCGACGGGGATGCCGATCTGGACTTGTTTGTCGGGGGACGATTTCTTCCGGGCCGGTATCCGGAGCCGGTCTCATCAGCCGTCTGGCTGAACGAACACGGAGAGTTGCGGCCGAGCCGTTCGCTGAGCGAACCGTTTGAAGCGCTCGGCCTGGTCAGCGGCGCCACGTTTGCGGATCTGGATGGCGACCGCGATCCCGATTTGGCGCTGGCCTTGGAATGGGGTTCTTTGCGCGTTTTCCTCAACGAGAAAGGAACCTTCACCGACTGGAACCCGGCAATCACGCCGGCGAGAGAAGCTCCAACGCTCCACGCTCCACGCTCCACGCTCCACGAACTCACCGGCTGGTGGACGAGCATCACGGCGGGCGATTTCGATGGCGATGGCAAATTGGACCTCGCCGCAGGCAATTGGGGGCGCAACTCAATTTACGAACTCCATCGCCCCGGCCCGCGGCGCATCTTTTACGAGGATTCCAACTCGGACGGGAATCTCGAACTGATCGAAGCGTGGCCCGACTCCAATTCCGCACTCCGCACTCCGCCCTCTGCGCTCCGGTGGTTTCCTGTGCGCGATCGCACCTGGCTGGCGCGGGGATGGCCCGATCTGCCGATTCGATTCGCGACGCATCAAGCGTACGGAAAAGCCACCGTGCCGGACATTCTAGGCGAGCGCTACCCGAAAGCCAGAACTGTCGAGGCTGCGCACTTCGAATCGGTCGTGCTGCTGAATCGCGGTTCGCACTTCGAGCGAATGACGCTGCCTCGGGAGGCTCAGAGGGCTCCCGTCTTTTCGGTCAATGTTGGGGATCTCGACGGCGACGGCATGGAGGACTTGTTCCTCAGCCAGAATTTCTTCGGGAGCGCCTCGGACTTGTCTCGCGACGACGGCGGGCGCGGTTTGTGGCTTCGCGGCAATGGAAACGGGACGTTCACCGCGATGGACGCGAGCGTTACGGGGATCGAAATCGAGGGCGAACAGCGCGGCGCGGCCCTCGCGGACATCAACCGCGATGGGCGTGTGGACCTGGCGGTTTCTCAAAGCAATGGACCGATCAGGCTGTATCTCAACCGACTTTCCCGGCGCGGTCTTCGCGTGGTGCTCACTGGACCGTCCTCCAACCCGGAAGCGGTCGGCGCGCAGATGCGCTTGCTCTACGCCGGGGACCGCAACGGCCCGTGCCGAACGGTGCAAGCCGGGTCCGGCTACTGGTCGCAGGACGGCGCTGTTCAGGTGCTTGGTTTGGCGGGGCGGCCAGTCAGTCTTTGGATTCGATGGCCGGGCGGCAAGGAGCAGACCGTGCCTGTGCCTGACCAAACCTTGGAACTGCGGGTGAATTTCGAAAAATGAATCCCGCCGAAATTAACAAGCCCGTGCAACTGAAAATATCGCCATTCCAAGATCCAGCTTCCCATGAACCGTTCCTCCGAACCGTGGCCTTTAGGCCGCTTCAACGCTCTACTGCGGAGAGTGCGCGGAAGCAGCCTGAAGGCTGCGGTCCGCCCGGTCTCAGGTTCAAGGGCCGAGTGCATGGTAATCGGACCAAGGAAGCTTCCCAAGAAGCTGACGGTAGCGCGAGCCTGTCTCCGGCGAGCCGACTCGGACGTGTTCCAGTCACGTCGAGCGGCTCGCCGGGACGGACTCGCCCTACCTGGTTCAAGGGTCGTAATCAGGCCCGAAAGGTAGAGATACCCTCCGATGAACATGAACTTCCGCAAAGGAACGCGGGCAGCCATATCCACGATTTCTTTTCGGCGGTTTCGCGCGAACATGGCTGTCCGCGCTCCGGGCTTTGCGGGTTCTTTCTTCTTTTTGCGTTTTGTCAATTCGGCTGCAGCGACCGGCCTGTTTCCTTGCCGGGAGGCCAGCCTGCCCCAACGCCGGCGAAGGTTGAACTGGTTCCACTGACCAACATGGTTCCGATCAAGGCCGGCACTTTCAGGCGCGGCAACTATCCTGTCTCGATCACTCGCGATTTTTGGCTTGGGAAATATGAGGTCACACAAAACGAATTCGTGGCCCTCATGGGACGAAACCCCAGCCATTTCAAAGACGACCCGCAGCGCCCGGTCGAAAAGGTCAGCTACGTCGATGCGCTCGCCTATTGTTCGGCGGTGACGAAGCGCGAGCGCCTCGCCGGACGCCTGCCGGACCGCTACGAATACCGGCTCCCGTCGGAAGCAGAGTGGGAATACGCTTGCCGCGCCGGGACCACGAACCTCTTCGGCTTCGGAGACTCAGCCAAGGAGGCCGACCCATACGCCTGGACCGCGGAAAACAGCGAGAACGCCACGCATCCGGTTGGCCAGAAACGCCCGAATCCCTGGGGGTTGCACGATGTGCATGGCAACGTATGGGAATGGTGCCTGGATTGGTTCGGAGATTATCCGACGAATGCGGTGACCAACCCGCTTGGCCCCGCGCACGGCAAGTTTCGGGTTTTTCGGGGCGGCAGTTGGTACCACGACGCCGATTTCGCGCGGTCGGCCAACCGGTTCATGATGGCGCCATCGAACGGGATTCACTTCGTGGGATTCCGGATCGCATTGGGCCCGGTCATGAAACAGTTCTGAGCGGATCTAACTAATTTAGTTGGAAAAAGTGCTGGCGAAGCGAGGTCGGCAGAGTAGCATTCCGTACCGATAAAGTGCTCAACTAATCAAATCATATGTTCAAAAGAATCATCCTCCCCCTCACCTTGGCATCCGCGTTCTGCGTTTGCCCGTCCGCCACCGGAGCCAACGACATCGAACCCGGAAAAGAAACCTACGACGCCACGCGCGTGACCAAGCCGATTACGCTCGACGGCAACTTTGCAGACTGGGCCGGCGTGCCCGTGCTCGCCGATCCAAAATTTGCGATTCCCAAAGGCTCGGGCGCCAGCGGAAGGCTTGTCCTGTTTGAGGAGTATTCGGGGGGGACCTGGAGCGGGCCGGACGATCAAACCTCGGCGGTTCAGGTGGCCTGGGACGTGGATAATGTGTATTTCGGTTTTGTCGTGACCGACGATTATCACGAGAATATCTCCGGCAACGCCTGGAACGGCGATTCGGTCCAGCTCATGATTGCCAATGCCGCCCGCGACAAGCAAATCGCGCTCTACAACTATGCGCTTGGCGGTTACGAAGATGCCAAAGGCCTCTTTGTCGCGGACGCGAACCTGGCCGATCCGGTTGTTGTTCATCACGAGGCTGGTCCCGGCGGGACTGAGGCGATCGTCAAACGCGATGGCGCCAAGAAGAAGACTTACTACGAAATCAAGCTGCCCGCCTCGGCGCTCGATTTGACGCCGCCGCTCACTGCGGGGATCAAGTTCGGTCTTGGCATGGCGATCAATGACGGCGACGGGGCATTGGTCGATGGCGTGCAGTACGGGCAAGCGGGCCAGCAGGGCCAAAAAGGCTGGGGTGGACTGGGCGCGCACTCCATCGTCTTCGGCAAGACGCCGCAGCAGACGGCGCTGGTGACCCTGAGCCCGAACACGCCCACGGTGGATCGTCTGTTTTTTTCGGCTATCAATCCCGGTGTCTCATCCTTCACATTTCGAGCCACGGACAAAGGCTCGTCGGTTGTGGACCCAAATAGCGCCAAACTGACGATTGATGGGAAGGCCGCCACGCTCTCTTCGAAGAAAACGGGCGAGGCTACTGATTTCACTTACACGGCCACCGCGCCCTTTCCTCCCGGCTCTGAGCACACCTACACGATCGAAGTGAAGGATACCCAGGGGAACGTTGTGACGGACTCGGGAAGTTTCAAGACGCGCTTCTATCTCACCGGCTCGATTGCCGTCCAGCCCGACACAGGCAAGCCCGGTTTCCTGGTGCGGACCTACAAGACCGCGGCCGCCAACCCGAACAGCATTGCCTGGACCGAAGATCAGCTCGCCGGCTTGCAGGGCGAGAACACCGCAGACACCTCGCGGTTCACGGAAAAGCAATTCGGGAATTCGTACTTCCCTGAGCCCGGCACCATCAATTATTGGAACACCGGCGGGCAAGGCAATTTCACAAACAACGATACCCAGGACACCCCAGGGCTGGCCAACGACGGCACGAACGACAACAACTATTCTTTGGAGATCATCACGTTCCTCGAATTGCCAGC of Verrucomicrobiota bacterium contains these proteins:
- a CDS encoding Gfo/Idh/MocA family oxidoreductase; the protein is MKSILHQITRREALKTGAAAAAFTLVPRHVLGGQGQTPPSEKLNIAGVGVGGMGSGDIRSVAGENIVALCDVDANALARNAKNYPKAKLHADFRKMLETQKDIDAVVVATPDHTHAVVSILAMKMGKHVHCQKPLTHSVFEARLMAKVAKESKVATQMGNQGQASESARLLGETIGSGAIGAVREVHGGSNRFPPISPRGIRRPNETPPVPAHLNWDLWLGPAPERPYHPSYHPFAWRGWWDFGTGVLGDIGCHQFSAVFKALKLGHPAWVEASSSNHQCPPEIANETAPLSSITRWFFPAAGDRQAVTMTWWDGGLKPPCPEEFEPSEKFAEGDWLLIVGDKGKMYGHQIIPASKAREIGAPARVLARSPGHYVEWLQACKGGTPAGSNFVDHAAHLAEVVLLGNIAIRTKGKLLWDGANLRFTNSEAANELINPPYRVGWAV
- a CDS encoding formylglycine-generating enzyme family protein, with product MNPAEINKPVQLKISPFQDPASHEPFLRTVAFRPLQRSTAESARKQPEGCGPPGLRFKGRVHGNRTKEASQEADGSASLSPASRLGRVPVTSSGSPGRTRPTWFKGRNQARKVEIPSDEHELPQRNAGSHIHDFFSAVSREHGCPRSGLCGFFLLFAFCQFGCSDRPVSLPGGQPAPTPAKVELVPLTNMVPIKAGTFRRGNYPVSITRDFWLGKYEVTQNEFVALMGRNPSHFKDDPQRPVEKVSYVDALAYCSAVTKRERLAGRLPDRYEYRLPSEAEWEYACRAGTTNLFGFGDSAKEADPYAWTAENSENATHPVGQKRPNPWGLHDVHGNVWEWCLDWFGDYPTNAVTNPLGPAHGKFRVFRGGSWYHDADFARSANRFMMAPSNGIHFVGFRIALGPVMKQF